The Pseudarthrobacter defluvii DNA window CGGGCACGCCGCACGTCGGCCTGATCCGGACGGCCCTGTTCAACTGGGCCTACGCGCGCCACACCAAGGGCACCCTGGTCTTCCGGATCGAGGACACGGATGCGGCACGCGACAGCGAGGAAAGCTACCACCAGCTGCTGGACGCGCTCAAGTGGCTGGGCATCGACTGGGACGAGGGCGTGGAGGTGGGCGGCCCCCACGAGCCGTACCGGCAGTCCCAGCGCGGCGACATTTACCAGGACGTCATCAAGCGGCTGCACGAGGGCGGGTTCATCTATGAGTCCTTCTCCACCCCGGAAGAGATCGAGGCCCGCCACCGCGCTGCCGGCCGCGACCCGAAGCTTGGCTACGACGGCTTTGACCGCCACCTGACCGATGAGCAGCTGGCACAGTACCGGGCGGAGGGCCGGCAGGCTGTCCTTCGCCTGCGGATGCCGGACGAGGACATCACGTTTACGGACCTAGTCCGGGGCGAGATCACCTTCAAGGCAGGATCCGTCCCCGACTTCGCCGTGGTGCGCGCCAACGGCGCTCCGCTGTACACCCTGGTCAACCCGGTGGATGACGCCCTCATGGGCATCACCCACGTGCTGCGCGGCGAGGACCTGCTGAGCTCCACGCCCCGCCAGGTTGCCCTGTACCGGGCCCTCTACGCCATCGGCGTTGCCGAATACATGCCCGAGTTCGGCCACCTGCCCTACGTCATGGGCCAGGGCAACAAAAAGCTCTCCAAGCGCGACCCCGAGTCCAGCCTCTTCCTGCACCGCGAGCGGGGCTTCATTCCGGAAGGGCTGCTGAACTACCTGTCCCTCCTGGGCTGGTCCCTCAGCGCCGACGAGGACATCTTCACCGTGGAGCAGCTCGTGGAGCACTTCGACATCCACGACGTCCTGGGCAACCCCGCCCGCTTCGACCTGAAAAAGGCGGAGGCCATCAACGGCACCCACGTACGGATGCTCGAGCCCAAGGTGTTCCGCGACCGCGTGGCGCACTACCTGCGCGAGGCGGGGCTGGTGGGGGAGATCCTGACCGACCGCGAGGAGGAGATCCTCACCGAGGCCGCACCCCTGGTCCAGGAGCGCATCACGCTGCTGGGTGAAGCACCCGAGATGCTGGCGTTCCTGTTCAAGGCGGACGACGCCGTCGATGTCGCCGATGACGCGCGCAAGGGCCTTCCTGCCAACCTGACCGAGGTGCTGGACGCCGCCATCGCCGCCCTGGAACCGGTGGACGACTGGACTGCGGAGAACATCCAGGCCGCCCTCAAGCAGGCTCTCGTGGAGGACATGGGCATCAAGCCGCGGCTCGCCTTCGGCCCGGTCCGCACGGCGGTTTCCGGCCGCCGCGTCTCGCCGCCGCTGTTCGAGTCCATGGTGATCCTGGGCAAGGAGTCCTCCCTGCGCCGGCTCCGCGCCTTCCGCGGCTGATGACAGCCCCCAGCCAGGCACCCGCCGGCGTCCTGAAGACCCCCTTCGGCGCTGTCCGGGGCGTCCTGTTCGATATTGACGACACCCTGGTGGACCTCGAATACTCCATGACCACCGCCCTGCGCGAGGTCAGCGAACACCTCCTGCCCGGCCTGGACCAGGCCGGCTGGGAGCGGTTCGGGCGCATCTTCACCCACGAGACCACGCATTACTACGACCGCTACCTGGCCGGGGAGCTGACGTTCAACGAACAGCGCCTGCTCCGGGGACGGGCCGCCTTGGGGCACTTCGGCGTGGAGCTGGCCGACCGCGTGGAATCGCACCGGTGGCTGAGCGCCTACATGGAGAAGCAGCCCGCGTACGTTAAGCCGTTTCCCGATGTGCTGCCCCTGCTGGACGTCCTGGACGATGCCGGCATCCCCTACGGTGCCGTGAGCAACAACGTGCACGACTACCAGCGGGCCAAGCTGGACGGCGCCGGACTGGAACGGGTCACCCACCTGGTGGGTACCGACACCCTTGGCGTCGCCAAGCCGCACCCGGCGATGTACCTGGAAGGCGTCAGGCTGCTGGGGACCACCCCCGCGGAGACACTCTACGTGGGCGATAACCGGCTGCTGGACGCGGAAGGTTCCACCGCGGCCGGGCTCGTGGGTGTGTGGCTCAACCGCGTGGGGGAGATCGTGGAGGACTTCGACGGCGGCATGGTCGCGTCCCTGGACCAGCTGCTCCGATGATGCGCAGCGGCCGCGGCCCTTTCCCAAGGACCGCGGCCACCACGGGGCTGACTCGTGCCGTCAGCCGGCTGCCTTGAAACGCAGGGCACGCCTGCGAAGGACGAGATAGGCTGCGACGGCGGTAGCCACCAGAACGACCACGAGCAGCAGGGCGATCGCGGGGCTGTTGAGCCACGACGACGGCGACACAGCCGCCACCTTCGTATGCAGCTCCTGGGTCCCAGCGGCAATGCGGGAGTTACCGTCC harbors:
- a CDS encoding HAD family hydrolase; its protein translation is MTAPSQAPAGVLKTPFGAVRGVLFDIDDTLVDLEYSMTTALREVSEHLLPGLDQAGWERFGRIFTHETTHYYDRYLAGELTFNEQRLLRGRAALGHFGVELADRVESHRWLSAYMEKQPAYVKPFPDVLPLLDVLDDAGIPYGAVSNNVHDYQRAKLDGAGLERVTHLVGTDTLGVAKPHPAMYLEGVRLLGTTPAETLYVGDNRLLDAEGSTAAGLVGVWLNRVGEIVEDFDGGMVASLDQLLR
- the gltX gene encoding glutamate--tRNA ligase gives rise to the protein MSIASSSPAASIPPVTAETPVRVRFCPSPTGTPHVGLIRTALFNWAYARHTKGTLVFRIEDTDAARDSEESYHQLLDALKWLGIDWDEGVEVGGPHEPYRQSQRGDIYQDVIKRLHEGGFIYESFSTPEEIEARHRAAGRDPKLGYDGFDRHLTDEQLAQYRAEGRQAVLRLRMPDEDITFTDLVRGEITFKAGSVPDFAVVRANGAPLYTLVNPVDDALMGITHVLRGEDLLSSTPRQVALYRALYAIGVAEYMPEFGHLPYVMGQGNKKLSKRDPESSLFLHRERGFIPEGLLNYLSLLGWSLSADEDIFTVEQLVEHFDIHDVLGNPARFDLKKAEAINGTHVRMLEPKVFRDRVAHYLREAGLVGEILTDREEEILTEAAPLVQERITLLGEAPEMLAFLFKADDAVDVADDARKGLPANLTEVLDAAIAALEPVDDWTAENIQAALKQALVEDMGIKPRLAFGPVRTAVSGRRVSPPLFESMVILGKESSLRRLRAFRG